From Salvelinus fontinalis isolate EN_2023a chromosome 37, ASM2944872v1, whole genome shotgun sequence, the proteins below share one genomic window:
- the LOC129836200 gene encoding potassium voltage-gated channel subfamily G member 3-like has protein sequence MKFGKSICILNVGGTKYAFPKDVIKDFPLSRVSRLHKCASEKEVLEVCDDYDRERNEFFFDRHSEAFCFIMLYVKYGKLRFVPQMCELSFYNEMIYWGLESSHLEFCCQRRLDNKMSDSYINFSEEEVKLEEELKGENLVTRVVTERDESKWLERMRSTFEEPTSSVAAQILASVSVIFVLVSMVMLCVSTLPDWKTAENNSVEEHRYNPDSLEHPSGIIEAVCIGWFTAECIVRFIVSRDKCEFVKRPLNIIDLLAITPYYISISMTMLTGENSQLQRAGVTLRVLRMMRIFWVIKLARHFLGLQTLGLTLSRCYREMVMLLLFICVPMAIFSALAQLLEHGLDLESPNEDYASIPAACWWVIISMTTVGYGDMYPITVPGRVLGGLCVVSGIVLLALPITFIYHSFVQCYHELKFRSARCTRSLSAEFLD, from the exons ATGAAGTTTGGGAAGAGCATATGTATCCTTAATGTGGGTGGCACAAAATATGCGTTCCCTAAGGATGTGATAAAGGATTTCCCTCTGAGCAGAGTGAGCCGTTTGCACAAATGCGCATCGGAGAAAGAAGTATTGGAAGTGTGTGACGACTACGATCGGGAACGGAACGAGTTTTTCTTTGATAGGCACTCGGAGGCTTTTTGTTTCATCATGCTGTACGTGAAGTACGGGAAGCTACGGTTCGTCCCGCAGATGTGCGAGCTATCATTCTATAACGAGATGATTTACTGGGGACTGGAGAGCTCACACTTGGAGTTTTGCTGCCAGCGGAGACTGGACAATAAGATGTCAGACTCGTACATTAATTTCTCCGAGGAGGAAGTCAAACTCGAGGAAGAGTTGAAGGGCGAGAATTTGGTGACTCGCGTGGTCACGGAGAGAGATGAGTCCAAGTGGCTGGAGAGAATGAGAAGTACTTTTGAGGAGCCAACTTCATCAGTCGCAGCACAAATCTTGGCCTCAGTGTCCGTTATATTTGTTTTAGTGTCCATGGTGATGCTTTGTGTGAGTACTTTGCCAGATTGGAAAACCGCTGAGAACAACAGCGTGGAGGAACACCGGTACAACCCAGACTCTTTAGAGCATCCATCCGG GATCATCGAGGCTGTGTGTATCGGCTGGTTCACCGCTGAGTGCATTGTGCGCTTCATCGTGTCGCGGGACAAGTGTGAGTTTGTCAAACGGCCCCTCAACATCATCGACCTACTGGCCATCACGCCCTACTACATCTCCATCTCCATGACGATGCTGACAGGGGAGAACTCCCAGCTGCAGCGGGCGGGCGTCACCCTGCGCGTCCTACGCATGATGCGCATCTTCTGGGTGATCAAGCTGGCCCGTCACTTCCTGGGCCTGCAGACTCTGGGGCTAACACTGAGTCGCTGCTACCGGGAGATGGTGATGCTGCTGCTGTTTATCTGCGTGCCTATGGCCATCTTCAGTGCTCTAGCCCAGCTGCTGGAGCATGGCCTGGACCTGGAGTCGCCGAACGAGGACTACGCCAGCATTCCCGCCGCCTGTTGGTGGGTTATTATCTCCATGACCACTGTGGGCTATGGAGACATGTACCCCATCACCGTGCCTGGGCGAGTGCTGGGTGGCCTGTGCGTGGTGAGCGGCATCGTGCTCCTGGCACTGCCCATCACCTTCATCTACCACAGCTTCGTGCAGTGCTACCATGAGCTCAAGTTCCGCTCGGCCCGCTGTACGCGGAGCCTGTCCGCAGAGTTTCTCGACTGA